One window from the genome of Salvia miltiorrhiza cultivar Shanhuang (shh) chromosome 7, IMPLAD_Smil_shh, whole genome shotgun sequence encodes:
- the LOC130993155 gene encoding DEAD-box ATP-dependent RNA helicase 21-like: protein MKRDHDDVIDKLDGAKKPVFLTKEERQKLALQRRQDEVAQQKRRAEVLNQTNNGHDSKPSASFTDRDRDRDRDRDRDRDRDRDRDGDRRNRDRDRERERDRERDSERRNREREREDELKARERARLEKLAEREREIELSAIKEQYLGSKKPKKRVIKPSEKFRFSFDWENTEDTSRDMNSLYQNPHEARPLFGRGLRAGIDRREQKKQAAKYEKDIRDEIRKKEGTEETREEAAAQKKKEQAADMYDTFDMRVDRHWSEKKLEEMSERDWRIFREDFNISYKGSRIPRPMRSWEESKLGNELLKAVERAGYKTPSPIQMAAIPLGLQQRDVIGIAETGSGKTAAFVLPMLTYITRLPPISEDNEAEGPYAVVMAPTRELAQQIEDETVKFAHYLGIKVVSIVGGQSIEEQGFKIRQGCEVVIATPGRLLDCLERRYAVLNQCNYVVLDEADRMIDMGFEPQVVGVLDAMPSSNMKPENEDEELDDKKIYRTTYMFSATMPPAVERLARKYLRNPVVVNIGTAGKATDLITQHVMMTKENDKMDRLRRLLDELGDKTAIVFVNTKKVADNVAKNLDKDGYRVTTLHGGKSQDQREISLEGFRTKRYNVLVATDVAGRGIDIPDVAHVINYDMPGNIEAYTHRIGRTGRAGKTGIATTFLTMHDTEVFYDLKQMLIQNNSPVPPELARHEASKFKPGSVPDRPPRRNDTVFAH, encoded by the coding sequence ATGAAGAGAGACCACGATGACGTCATAGATAAACTGGACGGCGCGAAGAAGCCAGTCTTCCTCACGAAAGAGGAGCGGCAAAAGCTCGCCCTCCAACGCCGCCAGGACGAAGTGGCGCAGCAGAAACGCCGCGCCGAGGTCCTTAACCAAACTAACAACGGCCACGACTCTAAACCGTCCGCCTCCTTCACCGACAGAGACCGTGATCGCGACCGTGACCGAGACCGAGACCGAGACCGAGACCGTGACCGCGACGGCGATCGTCGGAACCGCGACCGCGACCGCGAGAGAGAGCGTGACAGGGAGCGGGACTCCGAGCGGCGGAACCGCGAGAGGGAACGCGAGGACGAGCTGAAGGCGCGGGAGCGAGCCCGCTTGGAGAAATTGGCCGAGCGAGAGCGGGAGATTGAGCTTTCTGCAATCAAGGAACAGTATTTAGGGTCCAAGAAACCTAAAAAGAGGGTGATTAAGCCTAGCGAGAAGTTCCGATTCTCCTTCGATTGGGAGAACACCGAGGATACTTCGCGGGATATGAATTCGCTCTACCAGAACCCTCACGAGGCCCGACCTCTGTTCGGCCGCGGCTTACGAGCAGGAATTGACCGGAGGGAGCAGAAGAAGCAGGCCGCCAAGTATGAGAAGGATATCCGGGATGAGATTCGCAAGAAGGAAGGCACTGAGGAGACTCGTGAGGAAGCTGCTGCGCAGAAGAAGAAGGAGCAGGCTGCAGATATGTATGATACGTTTGATATGAGGGTTGACCGCCATTGGTCTGAGAAGAAACTCGAGGAAATGTCTGAGAGAGATTGGCGGATCTTTAGGGAAGATTTCAACATTTCTTACAAGGGTTCTAGGATTCCTCGCCCTATGAGGAGCTGGGAGGAGAGCAAGTTGGGAAATGAGTTGCTCAAGGCAGTTGAGAGGGCTGGATACAAGACCCCATCACCCATTCAGATGGCTGCCATTCCGCTTGGCCTGCAGCAGCGAGACGTTATTGGGATTGCTGAAACTGGTTCAGGTAAAACTGCTGCTTTTGTTCTTCCTATGCTGACCTACATAACTAGACTTCCTCCAATAAGTGAGGATAACGAGGCGGAGGGGCCGTATGCTGTTGTGATGGCGCCTACGCGAGAGCTTGCGCAGCAAATTGAGGATGAGACTGTGAAATTTGCCCATTACTTGGGGATTAAGGTTGTTTCTATTGTTGGTGGTCAGTCCATAGAAGAACAAGGGTTTAAGATTAGGCAGGGGTGTGAAGTTGTGATTGCTACACCAGGACGTCTTCTGGATTGTTTGGAGAGGCGGTATGCAGTCCTGAACCAGTGTAACTATGTTGTCCTTGACGAGGCTGATCGTATGATTGATATGGGTTTTGAACCGCAAGTTGTTGGTGTGCTTGATGCAATGCCTTCGAGTAACATGAAACCGGAGAATGAGGATGAAGAGCTTGACGATAAAAAGATTTATAGAACCACTTATATGTTCAGTGCAACCATGCCCCCTGCTGTGGAGCGGCTCGCGAGGAAGTACCTGAGAAATCCAGTTGTTGTCAATATTGGCACTGCAGGAAAGGCAACCGACCTTATTACACAACATGTTATGATGACGAAGGAGAATGATAAGATGGATAGACTGAGAAGATTGCTTGATGAGCTCGGGGATAAGACTGCTATTGTGTTTGTTAACACAAAGAAGGTTGCTGATAATGTTGCTAAAAATTTGGATAAAGATGGCTACCGGGTCACCACATTGCACGGTGGGAAGTCTCAAGACCAGAGAGAAATAAGCCTTGAGGGTTTTAGGACTAAGAGATATAATGTTCTGGTAGCAACTGATGTGGCCGGGCGTGGTATTGATATACCCGATGTTGCGCATGTTATAAACTATGACATGCCTGGTAATATTGAAGCTTACACTCATCGTATTGGAAGAACGGGGCGTGCTGGAAAGACTGGTATAGCTACCACTTTCTTGACTATGCACGACACAGAAGTCTTCTACGATCTCAAGCAAATGCTGATCCAAAACAACAGTCCCGTCCCCCCAGAGCTTGCGAGACATGAGGCTTCCAAGTTTAAACCCGGTTCAGTTCCTGATAGACCGCCCAGGCGGAATGACACTGTGTTTGCTCATTGA